The following coding sequences are from one Eucalyptus grandis isolate ANBG69807.140 chromosome 11, ASM1654582v1, whole genome shotgun sequence window:
- the LOC104426377 gene encoding E3 ubiquitin-protein ligase APD2 — MEDQGQSSNPTSSSPSSSSSSAPSTSSREASGAASSSTVPVREEDDEHERIDEHPFQIPEVEQQQHIGITYRGNFALFDDGAAAIRDDTWSCIIVVLTFWFFVSMTLILGVYGSVSMRLGPNTSIIVQPNPIFVQSLKVEELDDTKPGPLLYGFLKAPPLDVTATWSKTQNASVPADSSKEWVYYLNKGSQINVTYNVSSAGSSVFFVIAQGEEGLAQWREDPTYPNTTLSWNVIHGVGMIQQNIYQSSSYYIAVGNLNTEAVEVQLNLGVKAYLYNTTSAYYKCTFSHGECSISVLFPEGNAAVIATPGLGQGTPSDDWYVRLSYGPRWITYVVGIGGMTVLMLLAFNFLNKFRWSREEATGATYGQMEAQRAPLLSYKDDDLSSWGSSYDSNSHDEEDIEELLAAGAPEGKLSRDGENGNNTRRLCGICFDAPRDCFFLPCGHCVACFECGQRIAEAAGTCPICRRNMKKVRKIFTV, encoded by the exons ATGGAAGATCAGGGACAGAGCTCGAACccgacttcttcttctccttcttcttcttcttcgtccgcTCCTTCCACGTCCAGTAGGGAAGCCTCGGGCGCTGCTTCGTCCTCGACGGTGCCGGTCCGCGAAGAGGACGACGAGCATGAGCGAATCGACGAGCACCCGTTCCAGATCCCTGAGGTGGAGCAGCAGCAACACATCGGGATTACGTACCGGGGGAATTTCGCCTTATTCGACGATGGGGCCGCGGCGATCCGGGACGATACCTGGTCCTGCATCATCGTGGTCCTCACCTTCTGGTTCTTCG TGTCTATGACTCTGATATTGGGAGTTTATGGTTCCGTGAGCATGAGGCTCGGTCCAAACACCTCGATTATCGTACAGCCAAATCCCATTTTTGTGCAGTCCCTGAAG GTGGAGGAGTTGGATGATACCAAGCCTGGGCCACTTCTATATGGGTTTTTGAAAGCTCCTCCTCTGGATGTTACTGCCACTTGGTCCAAAACTCAAAATGCTTCTGTTCCAGCTGACTCGAGCAAG GAGTGGGTATATTACTTGAATAAAGGGTCTCAAATTAATGTTACCTACAACGTGAGCTCTGCAGGTTCCTCGGTATTCTTTGTGATTGCTCAAG GCGAAGAAGGCCTTGCCCAATGGCGTGAGGACCCAACATATCCTAACACCACTTTATCGTGGAATGTTATTCACG GGGTTGGCATGATACAGCAAAACATATATCAATCCTCCAGTTACTATATTGCAGTTGGCAACTTGAACACGGAAGCAGTGGAG GTTCAATTGAACCTTGGAGTGAAGGCTTACCTCTATAACACGACCTCAGCCTATTACAAGTGTACATTCTCCCACGGTGAATGTAGTATAAGTGTTCTTTTCCCCGAAGGAAATGCTGCTGTCATAGCTACTCCTGGTCTAGGACAG GGAACACCCAGCGATGACTGGTATGTAAGACTGTCCTATGGGCCGCGATGGATTACATATGTTGTTGGAATTG gTGGAATGACGGTGCTCATGCTACTAGCCTTCAATTTCTTGAACAAATTTCGGTGGAGTCGTGAAGAGGCAACTGGAGCAACATATGGGCAAATGGAAGCTCAGAGAGCACCTCTTCTATCATACAAAGATGATGATCTCTCTAGTTGGGGGTCATCCTATGATTCCAATTCACATGATGAGGAGGATATAGAAGAACTTTTGGCAGCAGGAGCTCCTGAAGGAAAGCTATCGCGAGATGGTGAAAATGGTAATAATACACGGCGCTTGTGTGGAATTTGCTTCGATGCTCCCAGGGACTGCTTCTTTCTTCCTTGTGGACACTGTGTGGCTTGTTTTGAATGTGGACAAAG
- the LOC104426378 gene encoding chlorophyll a-b binding protein CP29.1, chloroplastic: MAAVTTAAAASSFIGTRLPEVPSSGRVQARFGFGAKKAAPKKAAKRTSDRPLWYPGATAPEWLDGSLVGDYGFDPFGLGKPAEYLQFDLDSLDQNLAKNEAGDIIGTRFENSDVKSTPFQPYTEVFGLQRFRECELIHGRWAMLATLGALTVEWLTGVTWQDAGKVELVEGSSYLGQPLPFSITALIWIEVVVIGYIEFQRNGELDPEKRLYPGGKFFDPLGLAADPEKKATLQLAEIKHARLAMVAFLGFAVQAAATGKGPLNNWATHLSDPLHTTIIDTFTS, encoded by the exons ATGGCCGCCGTgacgaccgccgccgccgcgtccTCATTCATCGGGACCCGCCTGCCGGAGGTCCCGAGCTCGGGCCGGGTCCAGGCCCGGTTTGGGTTTGGAGCCAAGAAGGCCGCGCCCAAGAAGGCGGCGAAGCGGACCTCGGACAGGCCGCTGTGGTACCCGGGGGCGACGGCGCCGGAGTGGCTTGATGGGAGCCTGGTAGGCGACTACGGGTTCGACCCGTTCGGGCTGGGGAAGCCGGCGGAGTACCTGCAGTTCGACCTGGACTCGCTGGACCAGAACCTGGCCAAGAACGAGGCCGGCGACATCATCGGCACCCGCTTCGAGAACTCCGACGTGAAGTCGACCCCCTTCCAGCCGTACACCGAGGTGTTCGGGCTCCAGAGGTTCCGCGAGTGCGAGCTTATCCACGGCAGGTGGGCCATGCTCGCCACCCTCGGCGCCCTCACCGTCGAGTGGCTCACCGGCGTCACCTGGCAAGACGCTGGCAAG GTAGAGCTTGTTGAAGGGTCGTCTTACCTCGGGCAACCTCTTCCATTCTCCATCACTGCGCTGATCTGGATCGAGGTCGTGGTGATCGGGTACATCGAGTTCCAGAGGAACGGCGAGCTCGACCCCGAGAAGCGGCTCTATCCGGGAGGCAAGTTCTTCGACCCGCTCGGCCTGGCAGCCGACCCCGAGAAGAAGGCCACCCTCCAGCTGGCGGAGATCAAGCACGCCCGCCTCGCCATGGTCGCGTTCCTTGGCTTCGCCGTCCAGGCCGCCGCCACCGGGAAGGGGCCCCTCAACAACTGGGCCACCCACTTGAGCGACCCCCTCCACACGACCATCATCGACACCTTCACCTCCTAG
- the LOC104426380 gene encoding RNA polymerase II C-terminal domain phosphatase-like 2: MSRFASKAVVYHGFLRLGELDVVPANGHGFRFPDNEIRIHHISPVSERCPPLAILHTVSSSSVRCKLESSSPVEQANLNRLHASCLHELKTAVVLLGEEEMHLVAMCSRQKKSLCFWCFSVPSGLYESSLGLLNLRCLAIVFDLDETLIVANTLKSFEDRIEALRGRIARETDSVRMSGMSAELKRYVDDRVLLKQYADSNCVVDNGTLYKAQVEEVPQLSDSHEKVVRPVIRLQEKNIILTRINPKIRDTSVLVRLRPAWDHLKSYLTAKGRKRFEVYVCTMAERDYALEMWRLLDPEARLIDREQVSNRVVCVKSGSRKSLLDVFQDGNCHSKMAMVIDDHSKVWEDRDQPRVHVVPPFAPYHAPKAETANAILVLCVARNVICNVRGSFFKEFDENLLRKTFELFYEDEVVALPPAPDVSNYLMSEDSGFVPNGAPNALLANGASGAEFDKRLNFPGEKHAVDVSDIPVRETSDGKSGTSQPTITIVPYTIGPHASRTLMPSQKAGLFGNPARQDFSFSNHEHDLKGRIPTMKHGLDNKNHGSSEAALLSRPPMQLTTANMQPHGGCLEEDSNEGHINSGSFGFSQEADSLNLEKEGSSKSDRSKTLKF; this comes from the exons ATGAGCCGTTTCGCGTCCAAGGCCGTGGTGTACCACGGCTTTCTCCGGCTGGGGGAGCTGGACGTGGTCCCGGCGAACGGCCACGGCTTCCGGTTCCCCGACAATGAGATTCGGATCCACCACATCTCCCCGGTCAGCGAGAGGTGTCCCCCTCTCGCGATCCTCCACACGGTGTCCTCTTCCTCGGTCCGGTGCAAGCTCGAGTCGTCCTCTCCGGTCGAGCAGGCGAATTTGAACCGCCTGCACGCCTCTTGCTTGCACGAACTCAAG ACTGCTGTAGTGTTGCTTGGTGAAGAAGAAATGCACTTGGTGGCAATGTGTAGTAGGCAGAAGAAGTCCCTGTGCTTTTGGTGCTTCTCAGTTCCTTCAGGTCTCTACGAATCCTCTCTGGGATTGCTCAATCTACGGTGCCTTGCGATTGTGTTTGATCTTGATGAGACACTCATTGTTGCCAACACATTGAAGTCGTTTGAGGATAGAATTGAGGCTCTCCGAGGCCGGATTGCGAGGGAGACTGATTCGGTGAGGATGTCAGGAATGTCAGCTGAACTAAAGCGGTATGTAGATGATAGAGTGCTATTGAAGCAGTATGCAGACAGCAATTGCGTGGTGGACAATGGAACGCTGTACAAGGCTCAGGTTGAGGAGGTCCCTCAGCTTTCAGATAGCCATGAGAAAGTTGTTAGACCTGTAATTAGATTGCAGGAAAAGAATATCATCCTCACTCGCATCAATCCTAAG ATCCGTGACACCAGTGTGCTAGTGAGATTACGACCTGCATGGGACCACTTGAAGAGTTACTTAACAGCTAAAGGACGTAAGAGGTTTGAAGTTTATGTGTGCACGATGGCTGAAAGAGACTATGCTTTGGAGATGTGGAGGCTTCTTGACCCTGAAGCACGCCTAATTGATAGAGAGCAAGTCTCAAACCGTGTTGTTTGTGTCAAATCAG GTTCAAGGAAATCATTGCTAGATGTGTTTCAGGATGGTAATTGCCATTCCAAGATGGCAATGGTGATTGATGACCACTCAAAGGTTTGGGAAGATAGGGATCAACCACGAGTGCATGTAGTTCCTCCTTTTGCTCCATATCATGCTCCTAAAGCGGAG ACTGCAAATGCCATTCTGGTCCTTTGTGTGGCAAGAAATGTAATATGCAATGTCAGGGGTTCCTTTTTCAA GGAGTTTGATGAAAACTTATTACGCAAAACCTTTGAACTATTTTATGAAGATGAGGTGGTTGCATTACCCCCTGCCCCTGATGTGAGCAATTACTTAATGTCAGAG GACTCTGGTTTTGTTCCAAATGGTGCTCCAAATGCTCTACTTGCCAATGGAGCGAGTGGTGCAGAATTTGATAAAAGACTTAATTTTCCG gGTGAAAAGCATGCTGTTGATGTGTCTGATATCCCTGTAAGAGAAACTTCTGACGGAAAATCTGGAACATCCCAGCCAACCATTACAATAGTTCCATACACCATTGGTCCCCATGCTTCAAGGACACTCATGCCATCTCAGA aaGCTGGTTTGTTTGGTAATCCTGCCAGACAAGATTTCAGCTTTTCGAATCACGAACATGACTTGAAAGGGAGGATTCCCACTATGAAGCATGGTCTTGACAATAAGAATCACGGCTCTAGTGAGGCCGCTCTCCTGTCTAGACCACCAATGCAGTTAACTACTGCCAATATGCAACCACATGGAGGATGTCTTGAAGAAGACTCAAACGAAGGCCATATAAACTCTGGAAGTTTTGGCTTTTCTCAAGAAGCTGATTCACTGAACTTAGAAAAGGAGGGCTCATCAAAATCAGATCGGtcaaaaactttgaaattttag